The Oxyura jamaicensis isolate SHBP4307 breed ruddy duck chromosome 24, BPBGC_Ojam_1.0, whole genome shotgun sequence genome contains a region encoding:
- the SNX19 gene encoding sorting nexin-19 isoform X2: MPSRGASARRPGRRQLLALAAVLGWLLALRLLLDLQALGLLCGALAAVGGWLGPRALSRPGWRLRLERFVGTLRPSPPSPQAEEQLEREIAGTIRKVVRDFVSSWYRTVSAERAFEDEVEKAMAGLAAELRRRMGRVDRKALARRLLLLCSHHLQSYLQACQALRDAPEGCRMLWQEYSQIAGTHPALRSPLAEVGYARAAVEVLLQALVPQPHLETRTGRFVVVELVACNVLLPAVRKMADPDWINLLLVAAFSKKPREEEVPPAPPVPDCLSFAVQPDSAPAGLPPSPRAVEVPGAVGEEGEDAAGRLSCTEVPFLRPQALGSLFPCEGLELESPAPDPGQDVDLLAPSPAKECLDDTLPDTPAVLEGPDASEDGVGGLEESNATCTDAGLLPPSAFVLSSCPDIQIDPAVEKEEESPPVPKKPSSQRPCSLGKELGASEAPPQSPPDPGQTLPLLSSSPTAPISTFSFEPLNSPDGPVVIQNLRITGTITAREHSGTGFHPYTLYTVKYETALEGDSTGSLQQMAYHTVNRRYREFLNLQTRLEEKPELRKFLKNIKGPKKLFPDLPFGNMDSDKVEARKSLLESFLKQLCAVPEIANSEEVQEFLALNTDARIAFVKKPFVVSRIDKIVVNAIVDTLKTAFPRSEPQSPTEDLSESEVDGKSQTDGKKANKSRLRFSSSKITPVLSVSEAHDRIVYSVREGSAVSGTISLAAMESFIQKQEKLLETVPSKAPEGEGSREANECPTQEDADRLGLSKQGVHPDTDTDSETALADLALDLLRLLLMDHWSWLCTEDIQKVFHLLFGTLIQS; encoded by the exons ATGCCATCCCGCGGGGCGAGCGCGCGGCGGCCGGGCCGTCGGCAGCTGCTGGCGCTGGCGgcggtgctgggctggctgctggcgCTGCGCCTGCTGCTGGACCTGCAggcgctggggctgctctgcggGGCGCTGGCAGCTGTGGGCGGCTGGCTGGGACCCCGCGCCCTGAGCCGCCCGGGCTGGCGGCTGCGGCTGGAGCGCTTCGTCGGCACCCTGCGGCCATCGCCGCCCAGCCCACAAGcggaggagcagctggagcgGGAGATCGCCGGCACCATCCGCAAGGTGGTGCGGGATTTTGTCTCTTCCTGGTACCGCACCGTCAGTGCCGAGCGCGCCTTCGAGGATGAGGTGGAGAAAGCCATGGCCGGGCTGGCTGCGGAGCTGAGGCGACGGATGGGGCGGGTGGATCGCAAGGCCCTGGCTCGACGCCttcttctcctctgcagccacCACCTGCAGAGTTACCTGCAGGCCTGCCAGGCCCTACGGGACGCCCCGGAGGGTTGCCGGATGCTGTGGCAGGAGTACAGCCAGATAGCGGGCACGCATCCAGCCCTCCGCAGCCCTTTGGCGGAGGTGGGCTACGCCCGGGCCGCTGTGGAGGTGTTGCTGCAGGCGCtggtgccccagccccacctggAGACGCGGACGGGACGCTTCGTGGTGGTGGAGCTGGTGGCCTGCAACGTGCTGCTGCCCGCTGTCAGGAAGATGGCCGATCCCGACTGGATCAACCTGCTGCTCGTCGCGGCTTTCTCCAAGAAGCCCCGGGAAGAGGAGGTGCCTCCTGCGcccccagtgcctgactgcttGTCCTTTGCTGTGCAGCCTgattctgctcctgcagggctgcccccTTCCCCGAGGGCTGTGGAGGTGCCTGGGGCTGTTGGCGAGGAGGGAGAGGAcgcagcaggcaggctgagcTGCACGGAGGTGCCTTTCCTCCGCCCACAAGCCCTGGGCTCCCTGTTTCCTTGTGAGGGTTTGGAGCTGGAGTCCCCTGCGCCTGATCCTGGCCAGGACGTGGACCTGCTGGCACCATCGCCTGCCAAGGAGTGTCTTGATGACACCCTCCCTGACACCCCCGCTGTGCTCGAAGGACCAGACGCTTCAGAGGATGGTGTGGGGGGCCTGGAGGAAAGCAATGCCACCTGCACAGATGCTGGCCTGCTTCccccttctgcttttgttctgaGCTCCTGCCCTGACATCCAAATTGATCCAGcagtggagaaggaggaggagagcccaCCCGTCCCCAAGAAGCCCTCCTCGCAGAGGCCCTGCAGCTTGGGGAAAGAACTGGGGGCATCAGAAGCCCCACCACAAAGCCCCCCAGACCCCGGGCAGACTCTTCCCCTACTCTCATCCTCCCCGACGGCTCCCATCAGCACCTTCAGCTTTGAGCCCCTCAACAGCCCCGACGGGCCGGTCGTCATCCAGAACCTGCGGATAACTGGGACCATCACTGCCCGGGAGCACAGCGGGACTGGCTTCCACCCCTACACCCTGTACACGGTCAAG TACGAGACAGCCCTGGAGGGTGACAGCACGGGCAGCCTTCAGCAAATGGCCTACCACACTGTGAACCGCCGTTACCGGGAGTTCCTCAACCTCCAGACCAGACTGGAAGAGAAACCAGAGCTCCGCAAGTTCCTGAAAA aTATCAAAGGCCCAAAGAAACTGTTCCCTGATCTTCCATTTGGAAATATGGACAGCGATAAAGTAGAAGCCAGAAAAAGTCTGCTAGAATCTTTCTTGAAG CAACTGTGTGCAGTCCCTGAGATTGCCAACAGTGAGGAGGTGCAGGAGTTCCTTGCCCTGAACACCGATGCCAGAATCGCGTTCGTCAAGAAGCCCTTTGTTGTCTCCAGGATAGACAAG ATTGTTGTCAATGCCATTGTGGATACCTTGAAGACAGCGTTCCCCAGGTCAGAGCCCCAGAGCCCCACAGAGGATCTTAGCGAGTCTGAGGTGGATGGGAAATCTCAGACAGATGGGAAGAAGGCTAACAA gtCCAGGCTGAGGTTTTCATCCAGTAAAATCACTCCAGTGCTGAGTGTGAGTGAAGCACATGACAGGATCGTGTACTCCGTGAGGGAGGGCAGCGCT GTCTCTGGCACCATATCGCTGGCTGCTATGGAGTCCTTCATCCagaagcaggagaagctgctggagaCTGTCCCCAGCAAAGCTCCTGAGGGTGAGGGAAGCAGAGAAGCTAATGAATGCCCCACACAGGAGGATGCAGACAGGCTGGGCCTATCCAAACAGGGAGTACATCCAGACACAGACACAG ACTCAGAAACGGCTTTGGCTGACCTGGCCCTGGACTTGCTGCGCCTGCTCCTGATGGATcactggagctggctctgcacAGAGGACATCCAGAAGGTCTTCCACCTGCTCTTCGGGACCCTCATTCAAAG